In Musa acuminata AAA Group cultivar baxijiao chromosome BXJ2-8, Cavendish_Baxijiao_AAA, whole genome shotgun sequence, one genomic interval encodes:
- the LOC135619564 gene encoding uncharacterized protein LOC135619564 isoform X2 — MISLAVPDIVLLTTSLLEIAEFELVVTMGNEMGNQIVTATREHEDEDATNMMTHSSNYPATSNVIHGSLDHDKQIFEQHGEENTTIDKLSTALNVSNDAEHQNDVNRKILSAESEISYDNTGSAYVEPPPADDNLHQKTLEVEDEKKIPVLDTLPKNEEAYLIPSVEIKYDGEEKQSSVKCDELSRGIIGKMASNLDASGSYEKDDKMEISATNQTLENNKSSEESFLMGSDKAFDENEKEIGKKNYVACDIHECVLQSNKSLSTESIDIVFLDAIGTEIKSLLTENDQKEIKELSKTEPHECHTILNVISNDCEVGILEDVKTDNIQISNFHTQAKTNDRSQRKHETEKIGLYDLYFEEPIHTSQAKMTVTVEENQQENNSSLITRDCDKGTEQEEIVKGKELMETPVLDKKQEQHVEYVNEEQNKENKLVRDNEVIGKRPFDPSLLLDPVATMSKDIVKETNEKFITSKKINEMTSSSEGLSSETNPLEDHDITIGERLHSKLTNPIDEVSGDMMKKEESNAGKGTTEEKICHQIEEVFNATMYEKADICEINLVETKVQYSPLVEPSNLKFNVIQPDHRLPECSEEFKQKEAAEESEMMNQKDLSSSSHFGECLDINSVLPNIRETLPSLLSEQSNLKFNVIQPDHRLSEFFEEFEPKKAAEEYEILNQEDLSDCLDIYPDLSDIADKNYEQNFELNMKKSSQTELNVLVSKIKTQAVPKVEDDGKILDSVVKTEEEECSLAPGSDTDRDLKTFQTASVSNMETQAMLDEKILDSDSKTAEPQCHLHGSVLYTDTNLESCQTNREFTLEPNQDEINASVTKMQIQAMLKVEDGEKIMASLIESKTVGKECSLHAPGSDTDTDVEEFQSKTALTLEPNQDKFDVWTANDVSEKLEKSSDGTFLLKQQDLKEASVFPSTEDVKDHMNSSSRKAQEYDCDENTERCQHIAETADVMLQSNNNVFDKSPLQSQGRLKDNDPSAMERSNSLKLQTPLHSLMKEAHVMEPLEKKEDLSLNKNKYEVWKSSAEEFIATPTRGKGKQKHRSSFFSNFMCCTTGTN, encoded by the exons ATGATCTCTTTGGCAGTGCCAGACATTGTACTTCTGACCACAAGTCTTCTTGAAATTGCAGAATTTGAATTGGTAGTCACAATGGGCAATGAGATGGGGAACCAAATCGTCACTGCTACTCGAG AACATGAAGATGAAGATGCTACCAACATGATGACCCATTCTTCAAATTATCCTGCTACATCGAATGTCATACATGGTTCCCTTGATCATGACAAGCAAA TTTTTGAACAGCACGGAGAAGAGAATACAACTATCGACAAACTCTCGACAGCTTTGAATGTGTCAAATGATGCAGAACATCAAAATGATGTGAACAGAAAAATCTTGTCAGCTGAATCTGAGATATCATATGATAACACAGGGTCAGCTTATGTCGAGCCACCACCAGCAGATGACAATCTACATCAGAAGACATTAGAAG TGGAAGATGAGAAGAAGATACCAGTTTTAGACACATTGCCTAAAAATGAAGAAGCATACTTAATTCCATCAGTAGAGATAAAGTATGATGGTGAAGAGAAACAATCAAGTGTAAAATGTGATGAGTTATCCAGAGGCATCATTGGAAAAATGGCTAGCAATCTGGATGCTTCAGGATCATatgaaaaagatgataaaatggaAATATCAGCTACCAACCAAACATTAGAGAATAATAAATCTAGTGAAGAGAGTTTTCTGATGGGCAGTGATAAGGCATttgatgaaaatgagaaagagattgGAAAGAAAAATTATGTTGCATGTGACATACATGAATGTGTGTTGCAATCGAATAAGAGCTTGTCAACTGAATCAATCGATATTGTTTTTCTGGATGCTATTGGTACTGAAATTAAAAGCTTGCTTACAGAGAATGATCAAAAAGAAATCAAAGAACTATCTAAAACAGAACCTCATGAATGCCACACAATCCTAAATGTGATTAGTAATGACTGCGAAGTAGGAATACTAGAAGATGTAAAGACGGACAACATTCAGATCAGCAATTTTCATACTCAAGCAAAGACCAATGATCGTAGTCAAAGAAAACATGAAACAGAGAAAATTGGcttatatgatttatattttgaagaaCCTATCCACACAAGCCAAGCAAAAATGACTGTGACTGTGGAGGAAAACCAACAGGAAAACAATTCAAGTTTGATCACTAGGGACTGTGATAAAGGCACAGAGCAAGAGGAGATAGTGAAGGGAAAAGAATTGATGGAAACTCCAGTCTTAGATAAAAAGCAAGAACAACATGTCGAATATGTAAATGAAGAGCAAAACAAGGAAAACAAACTAGTCAGGGACAATGAAGTCATTGGGAAAAGACCATTTGACCCTTCATTGTTATTAGATCCTGTTGCAACAATGAGCAAAGACATAGTGAAGGAAACAAATGAGAAATTTATaacaagtaaaaaaataaatgagaTGACAAGTTCTAGTGAAGGCTTGAGCAGTGAAACCAATCCTTTGGAAGACCATGATATCACCATTGGGGAAAGGCTTCACTCAAAACTAACGAATCCGATTGACGAGGTGAGTGGAGATATgatgaaaaaggaagaaagcaaCGCAGGAAAAGGAACTACAGAAGAAAAAATTTGCCATCAAATTGAAGAAGTGTTTAATGCAACTATGTATGAGAAGGCAGACATATGTGAGATAAATTTAGTGGAAACTAAGGTACAATATTCACCTCTGGTAGAACCATCCAATCTGAAATTCAATGTTATTCAGCCAGATCACAGGTTACCTGAATGCTCAGAAGAGTTCAAGCAGAAAGAAGCTGCAGAGGAATCTGAAATGATGAATCAAAAAGATCTTAGTTCCAGTTCTCATTTTGGTGAATGTCTTGACATTAATTCAGTGCTCCCAAATATTAGAGAAACACTACCTTCACTTCTGTCAGAACAATCTAATCTGAAATTTAATGTTATTCAGCCAGATCACAGGTTGTCTGAGTTTTTTGAAGAGTTTGAACCGAAAAAAGCTGCAGAAGAATATGAAATACTGAATCAAGAAGATCTGAGTGATTGCCTTGATATCTATCCAGATCTCTCAGATATTGCAGATAAAAATTATGagcaaaattttgaattaaatatGAAGAAAAGTTCCCAAACTGAGTTAAATGTATTGGTGAGCAAGATCAAAACTCAAGCAGTGCCAAAAGTTGAAGATGATGGGAAGATTTTGGATTCCGTAGTAAAGACTGAAGAAGAAGAATGCAGTCTCGCACCTGGATCAGATACAGAcagagaccttaaaacattccaaaCTGCATCAGTGAGCAATATGGAAACTCAAGCAATGCTGGATGAGAAGATTTTGGATTCTGATTCTAAGACTGCAGAACCACAATGTCATCTCCATGGATCTGTCTTATATACAGACACAAATCTTGAATCATGTCAAACCAATAGAGAATTCACCCTTGAACCAAATCAAGATGAGATAAATGCATCAGTGACCAAGATGCAAATTCAAGCGATGCTGAAAGTAGAGGATGGTGAGAAAATTATGGCTTCTTTGATAGAGTCTAAGACTGTAGGAAAAGAATGCAGTCTCCATGCACCTGGATCTGATACAGACACAGATGTTGAAGAATTCCAAAGCAAGACAGCACTAACCCTTGAACCAAATCAAGACAAGTTTGATGTATGGACTGCCAATGATGTAAGTGAAAAACTTGAAAAATCCAGTGATGGAACTTTTTTGTTGAAGCAACAAGATTTGAAGGAAGCTTCAGTATTCCCTTCAACAGAAGATGTAAAAGATCACATGAATTCATCCAGCAGAAAAGCCCAAGAATATGACTGTGATGAAAACACAGAAAGATGCCAACATATTGCAGAAACTGCAGATGTGATGCTACAATCCAACAACAATGTATTTGATAAGAGTCCACTGCAATCACAAGGAAGACTAAAGGACAATGACCCTTCTGCAATGGAAAGAAGTAATTCCCTGAAACTGCAAACACCACTTCACAGCCTTATGAAAGAAGCACATGTTATGGAGCCACTGGAGAAAAAGGAAGACCTCAGTTTAAACAAGAACAAGTATGAGGTGTGGAAGTCTTCAGCGGAGGAATTCATCGCTACACCAACCAGGGGAAAAGGGAAGCAGAAGCACAGAtcttccttcttcagcaacttcaTGTGTTGCACAACAGGCACAAATTAA
- the LOC135619564 gene encoding uncharacterized protein LOC135619564 isoform X1 — translation MISLAVPDIVLLTTSLLEIAEFELVVTMGNEMGNQIVTATREHEDEDATNMMTHSSNYPATSNVIHGSLDHDKQTVFEQHGEENTTIDKLSTALNVSNDAEHQNDVNRKILSAESEISYDNTGSAYVEPPPADDNLHQKTLEVEDEKKIPVLDTLPKNEEAYLIPSVEIKYDGEEKQSSVKCDELSRGIIGKMASNLDASGSYEKDDKMEISATNQTLENNKSSEESFLMGSDKAFDENEKEIGKKNYVACDIHECVLQSNKSLSTESIDIVFLDAIGTEIKSLLTENDQKEIKELSKTEPHECHTILNVISNDCEVGILEDVKTDNIQISNFHTQAKTNDRSQRKHETEKIGLYDLYFEEPIHTSQAKMTVTVEENQQENNSSLITRDCDKGTEQEEIVKGKELMETPVLDKKQEQHVEYVNEEQNKENKLVRDNEVIGKRPFDPSLLLDPVATMSKDIVKETNEKFITSKKINEMTSSSEGLSSETNPLEDHDITIGERLHSKLTNPIDEVSGDMMKKEESNAGKGTTEEKICHQIEEVFNATMYEKADICEINLVETKVQYSPLVEPSNLKFNVIQPDHRLPECSEEFKQKEAAEESEMMNQKDLSSSSHFGECLDINSVLPNIRETLPSLLSEQSNLKFNVIQPDHRLSEFFEEFEPKKAAEEYEILNQEDLSDCLDIYPDLSDIADKNYEQNFELNMKKSSQTELNVLVSKIKTQAVPKVEDDGKILDSVVKTEEEECSLAPGSDTDRDLKTFQTASVSNMETQAMLDEKILDSDSKTAEPQCHLHGSVLYTDTNLESCQTNREFTLEPNQDEINASVTKMQIQAMLKVEDGEKIMASLIESKTVGKECSLHAPGSDTDTDVEEFQSKTALTLEPNQDKFDVWTANDVSEKLEKSSDGTFLLKQQDLKEASVFPSTEDVKDHMNSSSRKAQEYDCDENTERCQHIAETADVMLQSNNNVFDKSPLQSQGRLKDNDPSAMERSNSLKLQTPLHSLMKEAHVMEPLEKKEDLSLNKNKYEVWKSSAEEFIATPTRGKGKQKHRSSFFSNFMCCTTGTN, via the exons ATGATCTCTTTGGCAGTGCCAGACATTGTACTTCTGACCACAAGTCTTCTTGAAATTGCAGAATTTGAATTGGTAGTCACAATGGGCAATGAGATGGGGAACCAAATCGTCACTGCTACTCGAG AACATGAAGATGAAGATGCTACCAACATGATGACCCATTCTTCAAATTATCCTGCTACATCGAATGTCATACATGGTTCCCTTGATCATGACAAGCAAA CAGTTTTTGAACAGCACGGAGAAGAGAATACAACTATCGACAAACTCTCGACAGCTTTGAATGTGTCAAATGATGCAGAACATCAAAATGATGTGAACAGAAAAATCTTGTCAGCTGAATCTGAGATATCATATGATAACACAGGGTCAGCTTATGTCGAGCCACCACCAGCAGATGACAATCTACATCAGAAGACATTAGAAG TGGAAGATGAGAAGAAGATACCAGTTTTAGACACATTGCCTAAAAATGAAGAAGCATACTTAATTCCATCAGTAGAGATAAAGTATGATGGTGAAGAGAAACAATCAAGTGTAAAATGTGATGAGTTATCCAGAGGCATCATTGGAAAAATGGCTAGCAATCTGGATGCTTCAGGATCATatgaaaaagatgataaaatggaAATATCAGCTACCAACCAAACATTAGAGAATAATAAATCTAGTGAAGAGAGTTTTCTGATGGGCAGTGATAAGGCATttgatgaaaatgagaaagagattgGAAAGAAAAATTATGTTGCATGTGACATACATGAATGTGTGTTGCAATCGAATAAGAGCTTGTCAACTGAATCAATCGATATTGTTTTTCTGGATGCTATTGGTACTGAAATTAAAAGCTTGCTTACAGAGAATGATCAAAAAGAAATCAAAGAACTATCTAAAACAGAACCTCATGAATGCCACACAATCCTAAATGTGATTAGTAATGACTGCGAAGTAGGAATACTAGAAGATGTAAAGACGGACAACATTCAGATCAGCAATTTTCATACTCAAGCAAAGACCAATGATCGTAGTCAAAGAAAACATGAAACAGAGAAAATTGGcttatatgatttatattttgaagaaCCTATCCACACAAGCCAAGCAAAAATGACTGTGACTGTGGAGGAAAACCAACAGGAAAACAATTCAAGTTTGATCACTAGGGACTGTGATAAAGGCACAGAGCAAGAGGAGATAGTGAAGGGAAAAGAATTGATGGAAACTCCAGTCTTAGATAAAAAGCAAGAACAACATGTCGAATATGTAAATGAAGAGCAAAACAAGGAAAACAAACTAGTCAGGGACAATGAAGTCATTGGGAAAAGACCATTTGACCCTTCATTGTTATTAGATCCTGTTGCAACAATGAGCAAAGACATAGTGAAGGAAACAAATGAGAAATTTATaacaagtaaaaaaataaatgagaTGACAAGTTCTAGTGAAGGCTTGAGCAGTGAAACCAATCCTTTGGAAGACCATGATATCACCATTGGGGAAAGGCTTCACTCAAAACTAACGAATCCGATTGACGAGGTGAGTGGAGATATgatgaaaaaggaagaaagcaaCGCAGGAAAAGGAACTACAGAAGAAAAAATTTGCCATCAAATTGAAGAAGTGTTTAATGCAACTATGTATGAGAAGGCAGACATATGTGAGATAAATTTAGTGGAAACTAAGGTACAATATTCACCTCTGGTAGAACCATCCAATCTGAAATTCAATGTTATTCAGCCAGATCACAGGTTACCTGAATGCTCAGAAGAGTTCAAGCAGAAAGAAGCTGCAGAGGAATCTGAAATGATGAATCAAAAAGATCTTAGTTCCAGTTCTCATTTTGGTGAATGTCTTGACATTAATTCAGTGCTCCCAAATATTAGAGAAACACTACCTTCACTTCTGTCAGAACAATCTAATCTGAAATTTAATGTTATTCAGCCAGATCACAGGTTGTCTGAGTTTTTTGAAGAGTTTGAACCGAAAAAAGCTGCAGAAGAATATGAAATACTGAATCAAGAAGATCTGAGTGATTGCCTTGATATCTATCCAGATCTCTCAGATATTGCAGATAAAAATTATGagcaaaattttgaattaaatatGAAGAAAAGTTCCCAAACTGAGTTAAATGTATTGGTGAGCAAGATCAAAACTCAAGCAGTGCCAAAAGTTGAAGATGATGGGAAGATTTTGGATTCCGTAGTAAAGACTGAAGAAGAAGAATGCAGTCTCGCACCTGGATCAGATACAGAcagagaccttaaaacattccaaaCTGCATCAGTGAGCAATATGGAAACTCAAGCAATGCTGGATGAGAAGATTTTGGATTCTGATTCTAAGACTGCAGAACCACAATGTCATCTCCATGGATCTGTCTTATATACAGACACAAATCTTGAATCATGTCAAACCAATAGAGAATTCACCCTTGAACCAAATCAAGATGAGATAAATGCATCAGTGACCAAGATGCAAATTCAAGCGATGCTGAAAGTAGAGGATGGTGAGAAAATTATGGCTTCTTTGATAGAGTCTAAGACTGTAGGAAAAGAATGCAGTCTCCATGCACCTGGATCTGATACAGACACAGATGTTGAAGAATTCCAAAGCAAGACAGCACTAACCCTTGAACCAAATCAAGACAAGTTTGATGTATGGACTGCCAATGATGTAAGTGAAAAACTTGAAAAATCCAGTGATGGAACTTTTTTGTTGAAGCAACAAGATTTGAAGGAAGCTTCAGTATTCCCTTCAACAGAAGATGTAAAAGATCACATGAATTCATCCAGCAGAAAAGCCCAAGAATATGACTGTGATGAAAACACAGAAAGATGCCAACATATTGCAGAAACTGCAGATGTGATGCTACAATCCAACAACAATGTATTTGATAAGAGTCCACTGCAATCACAAGGAAGACTAAAGGACAATGACCCTTCTGCAATGGAAAGAAGTAATTCCCTGAAACTGCAAACACCACTTCACAGCCTTATGAAAGAAGCACATGTTATGGAGCCACTGGAGAAAAAGGAAGACCTCAGTTTAAACAAGAACAAGTATGAGGTGTGGAAGTCTTCAGCGGAGGAATTCATCGCTACACCAACCAGGGGAAAAGGGAAGCAGAAGCACAGAtcttccttcttcagcaacttcaTGTGTTGCACAACAGGCACAAATTAA
- the LOC135619564 gene encoding uncharacterized protein LOC135619564 isoform X3, with the protein MGNEMGNQIVTATREHEDEDATNMMTHSSNYPATSNVIHGSLDHDKQTVFEQHGEENTTIDKLSTALNVSNDAEHQNDVNRKILSAESEISYDNTGSAYVEPPPADDNLHQKTLEVEDEKKIPVLDTLPKNEEAYLIPSVEIKYDGEEKQSSVKCDELSRGIIGKMASNLDASGSYEKDDKMEISATNQTLENNKSSEESFLMGSDKAFDENEKEIGKKNYVACDIHECVLQSNKSLSTESIDIVFLDAIGTEIKSLLTENDQKEIKELSKTEPHECHTILNVISNDCEVGILEDVKTDNIQISNFHTQAKTNDRSQRKHETEKIGLYDLYFEEPIHTSQAKMTVTVEENQQENNSSLITRDCDKGTEQEEIVKGKELMETPVLDKKQEQHVEYVNEEQNKENKLVRDNEVIGKRPFDPSLLLDPVATMSKDIVKETNEKFITSKKINEMTSSSEGLSSETNPLEDHDITIGERLHSKLTNPIDEVSGDMMKKEESNAGKGTTEEKICHQIEEVFNATMYEKADICEINLVETKVQYSPLVEPSNLKFNVIQPDHRLPECSEEFKQKEAAEESEMMNQKDLSSSSHFGECLDINSVLPNIRETLPSLLSEQSNLKFNVIQPDHRLSEFFEEFEPKKAAEEYEILNQEDLSDCLDIYPDLSDIADKNYEQNFELNMKKSSQTELNVLVSKIKTQAVPKVEDDGKILDSVVKTEEEECSLAPGSDTDRDLKTFQTASVSNMETQAMLDEKILDSDSKTAEPQCHLHGSVLYTDTNLESCQTNREFTLEPNQDEINASVTKMQIQAMLKVEDGEKIMASLIESKTVGKECSLHAPGSDTDTDVEEFQSKTALTLEPNQDKFDVWTANDVSEKLEKSSDGTFLLKQQDLKEASVFPSTEDVKDHMNSSSRKAQEYDCDENTERCQHIAETADVMLQSNNNVFDKSPLQSQGRLKDNDPSAMERSNSLKLQTPLHSLMKEAHVMEPLEKKEDLSLNKNKYEVWKSSAEEFIATPTRGKGKQKHRSSFFSNFMCCTTGTN; encoded by the exons ATGGGCAATGAGATGGGGAACCAAATCGTCACTGCTACTCGAG AACATGAAGATGAAGATGCTACCAACATGATGACCCATTCTTCAAATTATCCTGCTACATCGAATGTCATACATGGTTCCCTTGATCATGACAAGCAAA CAGTTTTTGAACAGCACGGAGAAGAGAATACAACTATCGACAAACTCTCGACAGCTTTGAATGTGTCAAATGATGCAGAACATCAAAATGATGTGAACAGAAAAATCTTGTCAGCTGAATCTGAGATATCATATGATAACACAGGGTCAGCTTATGTCGAGCCACCACCAGCAGATGACAATCTACATCAGAAGACATTAGAAG TGGAAGATGAGAAGAAGATACCAGTTTTAGACACATTGCCTAAAAATGAAGAAGCATACTTAATTCCATCAGTAGAGATAAAGTATGATGGTGAAGAGAAACAATCAAGTGTAAAATGTGATGAGTTATCCAGAGGCATCATTGGAAAAATGGCTAGCAATCTGGATGCTTCAGGATCATatgaaaaagatgataaaatggaAATATCAGCTACCAACCAAACATTAGAGAATAATAAATCTAGTGAAGAGAGTTTTCTGATGGGCAGTGATAAGGCATttgatgaaaatgagaaagagattgGAAAGAAAAATTATGTTGCATGTGACATACATGAATGTGTGTTGCAATCGAATAAGAGCTTGTCAACTGAATCAATCGATATTGTTTTTCTGGATGCTATTGGTACTGAAATTAAAAGCTTGCTTACAGAGAATGATCAAAAAGAAATCAAAGAACTATCTAAAACAGAACCTCATGAATGCCACACAATCCTAAATGTGATTAGTAATGACTGCGAAGTAGGAATACTAGAAGATGTAAAGACGGACAACATTCAGATCAGCAATTTTCATACTCAAGCAAAGACCAATGATCGTAGTCAAAGAAAACATGAAACAGAGAAAATTGGcttatatgatttatattttgaagaaCCTATCCACACAAGCCAAGCAAAAATGACTGTGACTGTGGAGGAAAACCAACAGGAAAACAATTCAAGTTTGATCACTAGGGACTGTGATAAAGGCACAGAGCAAGAGGAGATAGTGAAGGGAAAAGAATTGATGGAAACTCCAGTCTTAGATAAAAAGCAAGAACAACATGTCGAATATGTAAATGAAGAGCAAAACAAGGAAAACAAACTAGTCAGGGACAATGAAGTCATTGGGAAAAGACCATTTGACCCTTCATTGTTATTAGATCCTGTTGCAACAATGAGCAAAGACATAGTGAAGGAAACAAATGAGAAATTTATaacaagtaaaaaaataaatgagaTGACAAGTTCTAGTGAAGGCTTGAGCAGTGAAACCAATCCTTTGGAAGACCATGATATCACCATTGGGGAAAGGCTTCACTCAAAACTAACGAATCCGATTGACGAGGTGAGTGGAGATATgatgaaaaaggaagaaagcaaCGCAGGAAAAGGAACTACAGAAGAAAAAATTTGCCATCAAATTGAAGAAGTGTTTAATGCAACTATGTATGAGAAGGCAGACATATGTGAGATAAATTTAGTGGAAACTAAGGTACAATATTCACCTCTGGTAGAACCATCCAATCTGAAATTCAATGTTATTCAGCCAGATCACAGGTTACCTGAATGCTCAGAAGAGTTCAAGCAGAAAGAAGCTGCAGAGGAATCTGAAATGATGAATCAAAAAGATCTTAGTTCCAGTTCTCATTTTGGTGAATGTCTTGACATTAATTCAGTGCTCCCAAATATTAGAGAAACACTACCTTCACTTCTGTCAGAACAATCTAATCTGAAATTTAATGTTATTCAGCCAGATCACAGGTTGTCTGAGTTTTTTGAAGAGTTTGAACCGAAAAAAGCTGCAGAAGAATATGAAATACTGAATCAAGAAGATCTGAGTGATTGCCTTGATATCTATCCAGATCTCTCAGATATTGCAGATAAAAATTATGagcaaaattttgaattaaatatGAAGAAAAGTTCCCAAACTGAGTTAAATGTATTGGTGAGCAAGATCAAAACTCAAGCAGTGCCAAAAGTTGAAGATGATGGGAAGATTTTGGATTCCGTAGTAAAGACTGAAGAAGAAGAATGCAGTCTCGCACCTGGATCAGATACAGAcagagaccttaaaacattccaaaCTGCATCAGTGAGCAATATGGAAACTCAAGCAATGCTGGATGAGAAGATTTTGGATTCTGATTCTAAGACTGCAGAACCACAATGTCATCTCCATGGATCTGTCTTATATACAGACACAAATCTTGAATCATGTCAAACCAATAGAGAATTCACCCTTGAACCAAATCAAGATGAGATAAATGCATCAGTGACCAAGATGCAAATTCAAGCGATGCTGAAAGTAGAGGATGGTGAGAAAATTATGGCTTCTTTGATAGAGTCTAAGACTGTAGGAAAAGAATGCAGTCTCCATGCACCTGGATCTGATACAGACACAGATGTTGAAGAATTCCAAAGCAAGACAGCACTAACCCTTGAACCAAATCAAGACAAGTTTGATGTATGGACTGCCAATGATGTAAGTGAAAAACTTGAAAAATCCAGTGATGGAACTTTTTTGTTGAAGCAACAAGATTTGAAGGAAGCTTCAGTATTCCCTTCAACAGAAGATGTAAAAGATCACATGAATTCATCCAGCAGAAAAGCCCAAGAATATGACTGTGATGAAAACACAGAAAGATGCCAACATATTGCAGAAACTGCAGATGTGATGCTACAATCCAACAACAATGTATTTGATAAGAGTCCACTGCAATCACAAGGAAGACTAAAGGACAATGACCCTTCTGCAATGGAAAGAAGTAATTCCCTGAAACTGCAAACACCACTTCACAGCCTTATGAAAGAAGCACATGTTATGGAGCCACTGGAGAAAAAGGAAGACCTCAGTTTAAACAAGAACAAGTATGAGGTGTGGAAGTCTTCAGCGGAGGAATTCATCGCTACACCAACCAGGGGAAAAGGGAAGCAGAAGCACAGAtcttccttcttcagcaacttcaTGTGTTGCACAACAGGCACAAATTAA
- the LOC135619566 gene encoding early light-induced protein 1, chloroplastic-like: MAASATLHSNIAGFATRTGLPSRALLPSRHVGRVLRVRCQSEERPQEPPAAVSPPPPQPVQTPPPTPKRKESTSFSDILAFSGPAPERINGRLAMIGFVSAIAVELTRGDDLVAQLANGGLPWFAGTAALLSAASLVPLFKGVSVQSKSSGVMTADAELWNGRFAMLGLVALAFTEYLKGGPLV; the protein is encoded by the exons ATGGCCGCATCAGCCACACTGCACTCCAACATAGCAGGCTTTGCGACTCGCACCGGTCTTCCTTCCCGTGCCTTGCTGCCGTCTAGGCATGTCGGCCGTGTCTTGCGCGTCAGGTGTCAATCTGAG GAGCGCCCGCAGGAACCCCCGGCAGCTGTCTCGCCTCCGCCGCCGCAGCCAGTGCAGACTCCTCCACCGACACCCAAGCGCAAG GAAAGCACGAGCTTCTCGGATATCCTAGCGTTCAGTGGGCCGGCACCGGAGAGGATCAACGGAAGATTGGCGATGATCGGGTTCGTGTCAGCCATCGCGGTGGAGCTCACGAGGGGCGACGACCTGGTGGCTCAGCTCGCGAATGGCGGGCTGCCGTGGTTCGCGGGCACCGCCGCCTTGCTTTCTGCTGCCTCCTTGGTGCCCCTGTTCAAGGGCGTGAGCGTGCAGTCCAAGTCTAGTGGCGTGATGACAGCCGATGCAGAGCTCTGGAACGGCCGCTTCGCCATGCTCGGCTTGGTGGCACTGGCTTTCACTGAATACCTCAAGGGTGGACCTCTTGTgtaa